The nucleotide sequence TCCTGTTTTCCGAATATGGAAACTATTCTGTTGCGATGGGTGCCAATGCAGTTATTATCAGAAAGGTACTGGGATAAATAACAATAAGAAATATAGATCATATGCAATACGACACAACCAACATCACCGAGCAGTATTTTATCGATCGGGATATTTTATACCCGGACAATGAACTTTACAGGAAGATCCCCGTCATTACGGTGGATAATTATGTTGAACTGGGCCAGATAACTGCTATCCGATTTCTGGAATGGGTTTGCAGAAATCCCGGAGGTGTTATTGCACTGCCCACGGGCAAAACTCCTGAATTCTTTATCAAATGGATGGAGTATTATCTGGATAATTGGGATAGAGAGATAAACAATGGCCTTCTGGCTGCTATAGGTTTCGATCCGAAATGGAAACCCGATATGGGTTCGCTTACTTTTTTCCAGTTGGATGAATTTTTCTCTATAAATCCGGAACATGAGCGATCTTTCAATTATTTCGTAAACAACTTTTATATCAAGCAGTTTGGTTTGGATCCGGAGAAAACGCATTTAATCAATACCTACCATTTTGCTGAAGCCCAAAAAGAAATGTTAGGGGGGTATGAAAATCTGGATCAGATTTTTCCCGATGGAAACATCGATTTGAGCCTTCGTTTTAAAAGACCTTCTACTGAGCGGGAAATGTTGCAGCAAAAGGCCATTAAGGTTTTCGATGAGTTTTGTGATGAGTATGAAGAAAAAATCAGGGAGAAAGGCGGCATTGGATTTTTTCTTGGCGGCATTGGACCTGATGGTCATATTGCTTTCAATGTCCGGGGTTCATCCTTTTATTCCACCACCCGTCTGACGGACATCAATTATGAAACGCAGGCTGCTGCTGCGGCGGATTTGGGAGGAATCGAATCAGTTAAGAAGAAAGCGGTCATTACGATGGGATTGAGAACCATCACCTATAATCCTGATAACGTTGCCCTTATTATAGCTGCGGGGGAAACTAAGGGCCAGGTAGTAAAGGATGCTGTTGAAAAGGAACCTCAACAGGCTTATCCTGGTACAAGCCTGCAGCAATTGCAAAATGCAAGATTTTATCTGACCAAAAGTGCCACTGTTAATCTTGAAAAATCTGAAAAAACAATTTCTACCCTTATCAAGGAAGAAGAGCTTTCCGAATCCTATTATGATAAATTGGTTCAGGATGGTGCTCTGAGGAATAATATTTCTTTAATGGGTCTTTCAAAGACCAAACAGAGTTCCCTGCCTTCGGATAAAGATTGGAAAGTAGCTGAAAACTTAACCGGAAAATCAATTGGAAAACTTGCTGAATCGGTTCATTCCAGGATAATTGAAAAAATCCAGAGAGGCATATCCATCCCGATGGAACAGCGTTTTATGCACACCGCTCCCCATCACGATGATATTGAACTCGCTTATTT is from Bacteroidales bacterium and encodes:
- a CDS encoding PIG-L family deacetylase translates to MQYDTTNITEQYFIDRDILYPDNELYRKIPVITVDNYVELGQITAIRFLEWVCRNPGGVIALPTGKTPEFFIKWMEYYLDNWDREINNGLLAAIGFDPKWKPDMGSLTFFQLDEFFSINPEHERSFNYFVNNFYIKQFGLDPEKTHLINTYHFAEAQKEMLGGYENLDQIFPDGNIDLSLRFKRPSTEREMLQQKAIKVFDEFCDEYEEKIREKGGIGFFLGGIGPDGHIAFNVRGSSFYSTTRLTDINYETQAAAAADLGGIESVKKKAVITMGLRTITYNPDNVALIIAAGETKGQVVKDAVEKEPQQAYPGTSLQQLQNARFYLTKSATVNLEKSEKTISTLIKEEELSESYYDKLVQDGALRNNISLMGLSKTKQSSLPSDKDWKVAENLTGKSIGKLAESVHSRIIEKIQRGISIPMEQRFMHTAPHHDDIELAYFPLMHHLVRSKYNENHFIYCTSGFTAVTNQYLSQRLKELLEFIDENKCRQLGKPHRLFNFQYAQDDIVGYLKGIARQNEETKAFYIACRLCRVIALLLETEDLAKIREFADEKLRLISAMEPGRMEPEFIQTLKGRIREFEAELVWAHFGIDMKQVDHLRLHFYTGQIFPEYPDYNLDVLPIYRLMEQIKPTVITLALDPEGSGPDTHFKTLVALSEAIDKYVKEYPEMNLKIWGYRNVWSRFDLSEANMVFPISLNSFAVLHNMFHSCFLSQKSASFPSHELDGSFSELAQKIWVEQGRNLINLLGNEYFYENPNPLMRRTYGAILIKEMNYQEFSEHIKMLRRLLKGKEELNR